Proteins encoded together in one Planctomyces sp. SH-PL14 window:
- a CDS encoding MoaD/ThiS family protein, which translates to MPRITFTPHLRKHLRCDDQVVAGRTVREILDVLFAANPPLRGYLVDDQGRLRQHVAIFVGNTMIADRILQSDPVPDGGEVYIFQALSGG; encoded by the coding sequence ATGCCGCGCATCACCTTCACTCCGCACCTGCGAAAGCACCTCCGGTGCGACGATCAGGTTGTCGCGGGAAGGACGGTGCGGGAGATTCTCGACGTCCTGTTCGCCGCGAATCCTCCGCTTCGCGGATACCTCGTCGATGATCAGGGGCGGCTGCGGCAGCACGTCGCGATCTTCGTGGGGAACACGATGATTGCCGACCGGATCCTGCAATCGGACCCGGTGCCGGATGGAGGCGAAGTCTATATCTTTCAGGCGCTCTCCGGGGGATAG
- a CDS encoding sialidase family protein — MSSRCYLGTRKGLMSLTPAATGWELGPVSFLGEPITMLLPDRRDGSLYAVLTLGHFGTKLQRSTDGGATWTELTAPVYPEGARLPPGHVQTTERPASLMEIWSLEAGGPDQPGRLWAGTIPGGLFRSDDGGQSWTFMRSLWDRAERQKWMGGGKDEPGIHSITVDPRDSRRVTIGISCGGVWQTQDDGETWENVGYGLRAEYLPPELANDLIAQDPHRLVACPAAPDRMWIQHHNGIFRSDNAGRDWVEIENVLPSPFGFAVAVHPQRPDTAWFVPASDDSCRVPTDGRFVVTKTTDGKTFAALDGGLPASQCYDIVYRHALDVDSSGEMLVLGTTTGNVWASRNGGDAWTEVSHRLPPVYCVRFGT; from the coding sequence GTGTCATCCCGATGCTATCTCGGAACGCGGAAGGGGCTGATGTCACTCACGCCGGCGGCGACCGGCTGGGAACTGGGCCCGGTGTCGTTCCTGGGGGAGCCGATCACGATGCTGCTCCCGGACCGCCGGGACGGGTCCCTCTACGCCGTGCTGACGCTGGGGCACTTCGGAACGAAGCTGCAACGGTCCACCGACGGTGGAGCGACCTGGACGGAACTGACGGCCCCGGTCTATCCGGAAGGCGCCCGGCTCCCACCCGGTCACGTCCAGACGACGGAGCGCCCCGCCAGCCTGATGGAGATCTGGAGTCTCGAAGCGGGAGGGCCGGATCAGCCGGGGCGGTTGTGGGCCGGGACGATCCCGGGCGGCTTGTTCCGTTCCGATGACGGCGGACAGTCGTGGACGTTCATGCGAAGCCTGTGGGACCGGGCGGAGCGGCAGAAGTGGATGGGGGGCGGCAAGGACGAACCGGGGATCCACTCGATCACGGTCGATCCGCGCGATTCCCGCCGCGTGACGATCGGCATCTCCTGCGGCGGCGTCTGGCAGACACAGGACGACGGCGAGACGTGGGAGAACGTCGGCTACGGCCTGCGGGCGGAGTATCTTCCGCCGGAACTTGCCAACGACCTTATTGCCCAGGACCCGCACCGCCTTGTCGCCTGCCCGGCGGCTCCCGACCGGATGTGGATCCAGCACCACAACGGGATTTTCCGCTCGGACAACGCGGGGCGGGACTGGGTCGAGATCGAAAATGTCCTCCCGTCGCCGTTCGGGTTTGCGGTCGCGGTCCATCCGCAGCGGCCGGACACGGCGTGGTTCGTTCCGGCGTCCGACGACAGTTGCCGCGTCCCGACCGACGGGCGTTTCGTGGTCACGAAAACGACCGACGGGAAGACGTTCGCCGCGCTCGACGGCGGTCTCCCCGCCAGCCAGTGCTATGACATCGTCTACCGTCACGCACTCGACGTGGATTCGAGTGGAGAGATGCTCGTCCTGGGGACGACGACGGGGAACGTCTGGGCGAGCCGGAATGGGGGCGACGCCTGGACGGAGGTGAGCCATCGGCTGCCTCCAGTTTACTGTGTGCGGTTCGGGACATGA
- the bshB1 gene encoding bacillithiol biosynthesis deacetylase BshB1, with the protein MTPPDSPLDILVVAPHPDDAELSVAGTIVQSRRQGLRVGVVELTNGEPTPKGSIEQRARETAASTKILDLTWRHMLGLPNRNLRDDVEARRALAGVFRLTKPKVILAPYWEDSHPDHVSASQLADAARFWSKLSRTDLLGEPYHPPRIYYYWSIHLRIHPKPSFVVDIGDAIEPKLASIRCYESQSLDLRRNGLPSIVEDVRDRARYWGWTIGREFAEPFASREEIGVTGFPALGVV; encoded by the coding sequence ATGACTCCACCCGACTCCCCCCTCGACATCCTGGTCGTCGCTCCACATCCCGATGACGCCGAACTCAGCGTGGCGGGGACGATCGTCCAAAGCCGCCGTCAGGGGTTGCGGGTCGGAGTCGTCGAACTGACGAACGGAGAGCCGACGCCGAAAGGGAGCATCGAGCAGCGGGCCCGCGAGACGGCCGCGTCAACGAAGATCCTCGACCTCACATGGCGACACATGCTGGGGCTGCCCAACCGCAACCTTCGCGACGACGTCGAGGCGCGACGCGCACTCGCGGGAGTGTTTCGGCTCACAAAGCCCAAGGTGATCCTGGCACCGTACTGGGAGGACTCCCATCCCGATCACGTCTCCGCCAGCCAGCTCGCCGACGCCGCCCGGTTCTGGTCAAAGCTGTCGCGGACCGATCTCCTCGGGGAGCCCTACCACCCGCCGCGGATTTACTACTACTGGAGCATTCACCTCCGGATTCATCCCAAGCCGTCGTTCGTCGTCGACATCGGCGACGCGATCGAGCCGAAGCTGGCCTCCATCCGCTGCTACGAAAGCCAGAGCCTCGACCTGCGGCGGAACGGACTGCCTTCGATCGTCGAGGACGTCCGCGACCGGGCCCGGTACTGGGGCTGGACGATCGGTCGGGAGTTCGCCGAGCCGTTCGCGTCGCGGGAGGAGATCGGCGTAACGGGATTCCCGGCGCTCGGCGTCGTTTGA
- a CDS encoding sugar phosphate isomerase/epimerase family protein, with amino-acid sequence MMNTRRQFLKSSAAAAAGLSFLSWSSFSQAADKPLPFKISLAEWSLHRALFGKKLDHLDFAKTAKEEFGIDGVEYVNQFFKDKAKDEAYLGDMKKRAGDLGVKSLLIMIDGEGALGHADETERHKAVDNHKKWLDAASFLGCHSIRVNAQSSGTFEEQMARAADGLGRLTELAEKQQLSVLVENHGGLSSNGEWLAGVMKMVNHPHCGTLPDFGNFKVSKDEEYDRYKGVDELMPFAHAVSAKSHDFDDAGNETHTDYRKMMKIVYDHGYRGYVGVEYEGGKLDEYAGIRATKKLLETVRDEMLKA; translated from the coding sequence ATGATGAATACGCGCCGCCAGTTCCTGAAGTCGAGCGCCGCCGCAGCCGCCGGCCTCTCGTTCCTCTCCTGGTCCAGTTTCAGCCAGGCGGCCGACAAGCCGCTGCCGTTCAAGATCTCGCTGGCCGAGTGGTCGCTGCACCGGGCGCTGTTCGGCAAGAAGCTCGACCATCTCGACTTCGCCAAGACCGCCAAGGAGGAGTTCGGGATCGACGGCGTCGAGTACGTCAACCAGTTCTTCAAGGACAAGGCCAAGGACGAAGCGTACCTCGGCGACATGAAGAAGCGGGCCGGCGACCTGGGGGTCAAGAGCCTCCTGATCATGATCGACGGCGAAGGGGCCCTGGGGCACGCCGACGAGACCGAGCGGCACAAGGCGGTCGACAATCACAAGAAGTGGCTCGACGCCGCTTCGTTCCTGGGCTGTCACTCGATCCGCGTCAACGCCCAGAGCAGTGGGACGTTCGAAGAGCAGATGGCCCGCGCGGCGGACGGCCTGGGCCGGCTGACCGAACTGGCGGAGAAGCAGCAGCTGAGCGTCCTGGTCGAGAATCACGGCGGGCTCTCCTCGAACGGGGAATGGCTCGCCGGCGTGATGAAGATGGTCAACCACCCGCACTGCGGCACGCTCCCGGACTTCGGGAACTTCAAGGTCAGCAAGGACGAGGAGTACGACCGCTACAAGGGCGTGGATGAGCTGATGCCTTTCGCCCATGCGGTCAGCGCCAAGTCGCACGACTTTGACGACGCGGGGAACGAAACCCACACTGACTACCGCAAGATGATGAAGATCGTTTACGATCACGGCTACCGCGGTTATGTCGGCGTCGAGTACGAGGGTGGCAAGCTCGACGAGTACGCCGGAATTCGGGCAACAAAGAAGTTGCTTGAGACCGTTCGTGATGAGATGTTGAAGGCCTGA
- a CDS encoding MFS transporter encodes MAEPSKRSGLLLIFVVVFIDLLGFGIVLPLLPRYAEAFNASRMTLGLLMASFSAMQFVFAPLWGRISDRVGRRPILLVGLAGSAVFYSLFGYVSSLGSTGTFLGLAALPWLFIARIGQGIAGATIPTAQAYIADSTTTEGRGKGMALIGAAFGLGFTFGPLMAIPFVGAGEAAPSAGPGFLAGGLSLLAFLAALFVLPESLPPGGRRVDRHWLDPRSIQLALRRPLILPVLMTIFLTTFAFAEFESTLALVTKAMHLDDRWNYGVFAFLGFTLMICQGGIVRRVLPRIREHRTATIGAVLLAIGLLLVGVISRVGIDQSARAVDVSHKVEKPKAFSELTPKERTTIWALVACLPIAVLGFSFLNPSLQSLLSLNSPEDEQGQVLGLGQSLSALARIGGPFLGITISKYGIEWPQLTAAGVMLLGIVFVLSLKRRDQTAAA; translated from the coding sequence GTGGCTGAACCCTCCAAGCGATCCGGTCTCCTGCTGATCTTTGTGGTGGTCTTCATCGACCTCCTCGGATTCGGGATCGTCCTCCCGCTCCTGCCGCGGTACGCCGAGGCCTTCAACGCCAGCCGGATGACGCTGGGACTGCTGATGGCCTCGTTCTCGGCGATGCAGTTCGTCTTCGCACCGCTCTGGGGGCGGATCTCGGACCGGGTCGGGCGGCGTCCAATCCTGCTCGTGGGTCTCGCCGGCTCGGCGGTGTTCTACAGCCTCTTCGGATACGTCAGCTCCCTCGGCAGCACCGGCACGTTCCTCGGGCTCGCGGCGTTGCCGTGGCTCTTCATCGCCCGCATCGGACAGGGGATCGCCGGGGCGACGATTCCGACCGCCCAGGCCTACATCGCGGACAGCACGACGACGGAAGGCCGCGGCAAGGGGATGGCCCTCATCGGGGCGGCGTTCGGACTCGGCTTCACGTTCGGTCCGCTGATGGCGATTCCGTTCGTCGGGGCCGGCGAGGCGGCTCCCTCGGCCGGGCCGGGGTTCCTGGCCGGTGGCCTGTCGCTCCTGGCGTTCCTGGCCGCACTGTTTGTCCTGCCGGAGTCGCTCCCCCCCGGCGGACGTCGCGTCGACCGGCACTGGCTCGATCCCCGTTCGATTCAGCTGGCGCTCCGCCGTCCGCTGATTCTTCCCGTGTTGATGACGATCTTCCTGACGACGTTCGCCTTCGCGGAGTTCGAGTCGACGCTGGCCCTCGTCACGAAGGCGATGCATCTCGACGACCGCTGGAACTACGGCGTGTTTGCGTTCCTCGGCTTTACGCTAATGATCTGCCAGGGAGGGATCGTTCGCCGGGTCCTGCCGCGGATCCGCGAGCACCGGACCGCGACGATCGGCGCCGTGCTGCTGGCGATCGGGCTGCTTCTCGTAGGGGTGATCTCCCGCGTCGGGATCGACCAGTCGGCCCGGGCGGTCGATGTCAGCCACAAGGTGGAGAAGCCGAAGGCGTTCTCCGAACTGACGCCGAAGGAACGGACGACGATCTGGGCGCTGGTCGCCTGCCTGCCGATCGCGGTGCTGGGGTTCTCGTTCCTCAATCCGTCGCTGCAGTCGCTGCTGTCGCTCAACAGTCCGGAGGACGAGCAGGGGCAGGTCCTCGGGCTCGGCCAGTCGCTGTCGGCGCTGGCGCGGATCGGCGGGCCGTTCCTGGGGATCACGATCAGCAAGTACGGCATCGAGTGGCCGCAGCTGACGGCTGCAGGCGTCATGCTCCTGGGGATCGTATTTGTGCTGAGCCTCAAACGCCGCGATCAGACGGCGGCGGCCTGA
- a CDS encoding ABC transporter permease: MLAWIRKQWVIVRSCFAERLAYRGDFILGTLFRFLPIVTQVFLWGAILRPGDRVENYNYEDMVAYQLFVMLARAFSSMPGLSSGIAREVRDGSIKKYLTQPVDMLGYLFWYRVAHKLVYYGVSAIPFAIVFWLCRGFLPGWPDAITFWGFVASLLMSFVVGFLIEALLGLVAFWFLEVSSLLFIYMMLNYLLSGHMMPLELLQGESSPGTSAFVSWFSWGLGLLSEWLPFKYLAYFPAKILLGGFSHAELGQALLIELAWVVGLLFLCRLAFARGVRRYSAFGG; encoded by the coding sequence ATGCTGGCGTGGATTCGCAAACAGTGGGTCATCGTCCGCAGCTGCTTTGCGGAACGGCTGGCCTACCGGGGCGACTTCATCCTCGGGACGCTCTTCCGCTTCCTGCCGATCGTGACCCAGGTCTTCCTGTGGGGCGCGATCCTGCGGCCGGGGGATCGAGTCGAGAACTACAACTACGAGGACATGGTCGCCTACCAGCTCTTCGTAATGCTGGCCCGGGCGTTCTCCAGCATGCCGGGACTGTCGAGCGGCATCGCCCGCGAAGTCCGCGACGGCAGCATCAAGAAGTACCTCACGCAGCCGGTCGACATGCTCGGGTACCTGTTCTGGTACCGCGTGGCGCATAAGCTCGTGTACTACGGCGTTTCGGCGATCCCGTTCGCCATCGTGTTCTGGCTCTGCCGCGGGTTTCTTCCGGGCTGGCCGGATGCGATCACGTTCTGGGGCTTTGTGGCGTCCCTGCTGATGAGCTTCGTGGTCGGCTTTCTGATTGAAGCCCTGCTCGGCCTGGTGGCGTTCTGGTTCCTGGAAGTCAGCTCGCTGCTGTTCATCTACATGATGCTGAACTACCTGCTCTCCGGGCACATGATGCCGCTGGAGCTGCTGCAGGGAGAGTCCTCGCCGGGCACATCCGCTTTCGTTTCCTGGTTCTCCTGGGGACTCGGCCTGCTGTCGGAGTGGCTGCCGTTCAAGTACCTGGCGTACTTCCCCGCCAAGATCCTCCTGGGAGGGTTTTCGCATGCGGAACTCGGCCAGGCGCTGCTGATCGAACTGGCCTGGGTGGTGGGGCTGCTGTTCCTCTGCCGGCTGGCGTTTGCCCGCGGCGTCCGGCGTTACTCGGCGTTCGGCGGATGA
- a CDS encoding transposase produces MPHQDLSPDVALNSRHLEKALQWLLAGTDWKTILFRHDCTWTPPLLVRAALLWAWSDEQTLQERFVTTHRLMAHLFPHHGPLAGSSQAFMKLLRRWTVPLVYLLTTALRKRIRQTLPRQWESCGLVVYGVDGSRVELPRTQSHETAYAPSFKRSIRKRRHRRQRTRTAAGAKAARVPQMWLTTLFHVGTGLPWDWRIGPADSSEREHALQMLQDLPEGSLMTADAGFVGYDFARKVLGSGRHLLVRVGANVKLLRKLGFVRESQGTVYVWPDEAAKRLDPPLVFRLIVAQGPRSPISLLTSVRDPKILSDRAVLDLYRKRWGVELFYRTLKQTFGRRKLRSLSSLNAAVELEWSLVGLWGMGLSVAVELAKAQVPLSRISMAGVLRSFRRLIRDYRHPVVRGQTLCAMLRESVTDPYERKNKASRDYTRRKKERPAGSPKITNATSQQIDQARRLKLLNRG; encoded by the coding sequence ATGCCGCATCAAGACCTGTCTCCGGATGTTGCGCTCAATTCTCGGCATCTCGAGAAAGCTCTGCAATGGCTTCTGGCTGGGACGGACTGGAAGACCATCCTCTTCCGGCACGACTGCACGTGGACGCCACCACTGTTGGTTCGAGCCGCCCTTCTGTGGGCCTGGTCCGATGAGCAGACACTGCAGGAACGGTTTGTCACGACCCACAGGCTGATGGCGCATCTGTTCCCCCATCACGGCCCTCTGGCCGGGTCGTCCCAGGCCTTCATGAAGCTCCTCCGACGCTGGACCGTTCCCCTGGTCTATCTTCTCACGACGGCTCTCCGAAAGCGGATTCGCCAGACGCTCCCCCGGCAGTGGGAATCCTGCGGTCTGGTGGTCTACGGGGTCGATGGCAGCCGAGTGGAGCTCCCTCGCACCCAGTCCCACGAGACGGCCTATGCCCCGTCGTTCAAGAGATCGATCCGGAAGAGGCGCCACCGCCGCCAACGGACGAGAACAGCCGCCGGGGCCAAGGCGGCCCGCGTTCCCCAGATGTGGCTGACGACCTTGTTCCATGTCGGGACGGGGCTTCCGTGGGACTGGCGGATCGGCCCCGCCGACAGCAGTGAGCGGGAACACGCCCTTCAGATGCTCCAGGACCTGCCCGAGGGAAGCTTGATGACGGCGGACGCCGGCTTCGTGGGCTATGACTTCGCCCGGAAAGTCCTGGGAAGCGGCCGGCATCTGCTGGTTCGGGTGGGAGCGAACGTCAAGCTTCTGCGGAAGCTGGGGTTCGTGCGGGAATCGCAAGGAACCGTCTACGTCTGGCCTGACGAGGCCGCCAAACGGCTCGATCCGCCTCTGGTGTTCCGGCTGATCGTGGCCCAGGGACCGAGATCTCCGATCTCTCTGCTCACGAGCGTCCGGGACCCGAAGATCTTGAGCGACCGGGCGGTCCTGGACCTGTACCGCAAACGCTGGGGAGTGGAACTGTTCTATCGAACCCTGAAGCAGACGTTCGGTCGACGAAAACTCCGCAGCCTGTCCTCCCTGAATGCCGCGGTCGAGCTCGAATGGTCGCTGGTCGGCCTGTGGGGCATGGGACTGTCGGTTGCAGTGGAACTGGCGAAGGCCCAGGTTCCGCTGTCTCGAATCAGCATGGCGGGAGTCTTGCGGTCGTTCCGTCGACTGATACGGGACTACCGGCATCCCGTTGTTCGAGGTCAGACGCTGTGCGCGATGCTGCGTGAATCCGTCACCGACCCGTATGAGCGGAAGAACAAGGCCAGCCGGGACTACACACGGAGGAAGAAGGAGCGGCCGGCGGGATCGCCAAAGATCACCAACGCCACGTCCCAGCAGATCGACCAGGCCAGGAGACTCAAGCTCCTCAACCGGGGTTAA
- a CDS encoding DUF58 domain-containing protein: MDGVFSGGHRSLQRGFSVEFADYRAYTAGDDLRYVDWKVLARRDRLYVKQFETETDFQCHLVLDVSPSMTYRSDGMLFSKWGYAQLLAAAFSVIVTRQQDRVGFATLAESLRQRFAATSSFSDAIQFLEGTAPLPPVPGSSRGEEINLGPAFHTLAESLPQRGVVLVFSDCLTDPESLALGLRHLKYGGHDVGLFHIVDPAEEAFPFDDPLLLEGLEGEGEQRVDARWLGDAYRAEFREFRIRLEETCRDHRIHYGFARTDLPPEHALRSFLGRE; this comes from the coding sequence GTGGACGGTGTGTTCTCGGGCGGACACCGGAGCCTGCAGCGGGGGTTTTCGGTGGAGTTCGCCGACTACCGGGCGTACACGGCGGGCGACGATCTGCGGTACGTCGACTGGAAGGTGTTGGCGCGGCGGGACCGCCTCTACGTCAAACAGTTCGAGACCGAGACGGACTTCCAGTGCCACCTGGTTCTCGATGTCAGTCCGTCGATGACCTATCGGTCCGACGGAATGCTGTTCAGCAAGTGGGGCTACGCGCAGCTCCTGGCGGCGGCGTTCTCCGTCATTGTGACGCGGCAGCAGGATCGGGTTGGATTCGCGACGCTCGCGGAGTCGCTCCGCCAGCGGTTCGCCGCGACGTCGAGTTTTTCGGACGCGATCCAGTTCCTGGAGGGGACCGCGCCGCTGCCCCCTGTCCCCGGCAGTTCGCGTGGAGAGGAGATTAACCTCGGTCCGGCCTTTCACACGCTGGCGGAATCGCTGCCGCAGCGCGGGGTCGTTCTGGTCTTCAGCGATTGTCTGACGGATCCCGAGTCGCTGGCACTGGGGCTGCGGCATCTCAAGTATGGCGGGCACGATGTGGGGCTGTTCCACATCGTTGATCCGGCCGAGGAGGCGTTTCCGTTTGACGACCCGCTGCTGCTCGAAGGGCTGGAGGGGGAAGGAGAACAGCGGGTCGACGCCCGATGGCTGGGAGACGCGTACCGGGCGGAGTTCCGCGAGTTCCGGATCCGGCTGGAGGAGACCTGCCGGGACCACCGCATCCACTACGGATTCGCCCGGACGGACCTGCCGCCCGAGCATGCCCTGCGATCGTTTCTCGGTCGGGAGTGA
- a CDS encoding paraquat-inducible protein A encodes MLTLRSCHCCGLIQTAAELHLEYCARCHTRLTAADHQRDNRLAATLALSALILFLPAVTLPFLQISRFGLTTASSVLGGIGILFREGHFAVGSIVVVFSLIFPLLKLGLIFLLSTRSDWLHSADRSLSYRLVEHLGRWGMLDVLLVAVMIAFIKLGSLVAFGAGPGLPLFAAFVIASLLASLAFNPHVLWSEHVMNTTDNTPPKPASDAPPSTPSAFPTAIGRPSPSRHRLWIWILPLLAFVAAGALTWNVIRQRGRLITITFTEGRGLAAGDQLRYRGIRAGDVESLELLRQGEGVVARVRITRDCDNLIRQGTQFWIVRPQLDVSGVSGLETLVGAKYLTFRPAPPQAPLTSTFAGLEEPPLADLEFPGGIEIVLQAPQARGLRAGLPLHYRHLRVGGIRKIALSADGGAIEATAYIRPDYAHLIRTNTTFWNASGVNLTGGLTGFHLHVGPAESWIHGGVELGIPPEAGDAVQTGHRFPLHPAAKQEWLEWSPAIASGPAPPASQVPDVVPVVLTWKHDGWLWDTDRSRRGLLMASDGLLLGPAELQTVPADAIPGTARLQAGETTVALNAPVGAHPESTLRQRRIEGVTGRPAACREPSQPEDGFIVTGSNDSPLLLAATRIRVEEGHWRLDPELSLPGIVTGAPLLAATDRKVIGFLRIEGTDRSVIPYASSPHAAE; translated from the coding sequence ATGCTCACCCTGCGAAGCTGCCACTGCTGCGGACTCATCCAAACCGCCGCCGAGCTCCACCTCGAATACTGCGCCCGCTGCCACACCCGACTCACCGCCGCCGATCACCAGCGAGACAACCGCCTCGCCGCCACGCTCGCCCTCTCCGCCCTCATCCTCTTCCTACCGGCCGTCACCCTCCCGTTCCTCCAGATCAGCCGCTTCGGACTCACCACCGCCAGCAGCGTCCTGGGGGGAATCGGGATCCTGTTCCGCGAAGGACACTTCGCCGTCGGAAGCATCGTCGTCGTCTTCTCCCTCATCTTCCCCCTCCTGAAGCTCGGCCTGATCTTTCTTCTGAGCACCCGCAGCGACTGGCTCCACTCCGCCGACCGCAGTCTCAGCTACCGCCTCGTCGAACACCTCGGCCGCTGGGGCATGCTCGATGTCCTCCTCGTCGCCGTGATGATCGCCTTCATCAAGCTCGGCTCCCTCGTCGCCTTCGGCGCCGGCCCCGGCCTTCCCCTCTTCGCCGCCTTCGTCATCGCCAGCCTCTTGGCCAGTCTCGCCTTCAATCCACACGTCCTGTGGAGCGAACACGTCATGAACACCACCGACAACACCCCGCCAAAGCCCGCCTCCGACGCTCCGCCCTCAACGCCAAGCGCCTTTCCCACGGCGATCGGCCGCCCCTCCCCGTCGAGGCACCGGCTCTGGATCTGGATTCTCCCGCTGCTCGCGTTCGTCGCCGCCGGAGCACTGACTTGGAACGTCATCCGTCAGCGGGGACGCCTCATTACGATCACGTTTACCGAAGGGCGCGGCCTCGCCGCCGGCGACCAGCTCCGCTACCGCGGCATCCGCGCCGGCGACGTCGAAAGCCTCGAACTCCTCCGGCAGGGCGAAGGGGTCGTCGCCCGGGTCCGCATCACCCGCGACTGCGACAACCTGATCCGCCAGGGAACCCAGTTCTGGATCGTCCGCCCCCAGCTCGACGTCTCCGGCGTCAGCGGCCTCGAAACCCTCGTCGGCGCCAAGTACCTGACGTTCCGCCCGGCACCGCCGCAGGCTCCGCTCACCAGCACCTTTGCCGGACTCGAAGAGCCGCCCCTCGCGGACCTCGAGTTCCCCGGCGGAATTGAGATCGTCCTCCAGGCCCCGCAGGCCCGCGGACTCCGGGCCGGCCTGCCGCTCCACTACCGCCACCTCCGCGTCGGCGGCATTCGAAAGATCGCCCTCTCGGCCGACGGCGGCGCGATCGAAGCGACCGCCTACATCCGGCCGGACTACGCCCACCTGATCCGGACCAACACCACGTTCTGGAACGCCAGCGGCGTCAACCTGACCGGCGGCCTGACCGGCTTCCACCTGCACGTCGGCCCGGCCGAAAGCTGGATTCACGGCGGAGTCGAACTCGGCATCCCGCCCGAAGCCGGGGACGCCGTCCAAACCGGCCACCGCTTCCCGCTCCATCCCGCTGCCAAGCAGGAATGGCTCGAATGGTCCCCCGCGATCGCCAGCGGTCCCGCACCACCCGCGTCGCAAGTTCCCGACGTTGTGCCGGTCGTCCTGACCTGGAAGCACGACGGCTGGCTCTGGGACACCGACCGCTCACGGCGGGGGCTTCTCATGGCCAGCGACGGCCTCCTCCTCGGCCCCGCCGAACTCCAGACCGTCCCCGCCGACGCCATCCCCGGCACCGCCCGGCTCCAGGCCGGAGAGACCACCGTGGCGCTCAACGCCCCAGTCGGAGCCCATCCGGAATCGACGCTTCGCCAGCGGCGGATTGAGGGGGTCACTGGCCGCCCGGCCGCCTGCCGCGAGCCCTCGCAGCCCGAAGACGGCTTCATCGTCACCGGAAGCAACGACTCTCCGCTCCTCCTGGCCGCAACACGAATCCGCGTCGAGGAGGGCCACTGGCGGCTCGATCCGGAACTCTCCCTGCCCGGAATTGTGACCGGCGCCCCTCTGCTGGCGGCGACGGACCGAAAAGTGATCGGGTTCCTGCGGATCGAGGGAACGGACCGGTCGGTGATCCCCTATGCCTCCTCGCCTCATGCGGCGGAGTGA